In the Corynebacterium kroppenstedtii genome, one interval contains:
- a CDS encoding ABC transporter permease, whose translation MSNTPAPSITSSSSAAPSSTTTPATTPQSSATESSPRRAHASWAHTIRLFRRFVRTRASLLSTIFTPMLMIVFQWALFGDLIAKVQGLDKIDLLPLCLMLILGSQWLYIPANSAEIVRERQSGIVARVSTSASGIRPLIAGEWLFSFLRTILASIPALVASFVFGMRIHTWSAALWLLIAVIGGALFTATLVLALGFGAASPDATMIVTPLFMVALFLSAGFVPATAFVSGLQWFARNNPVTHVIEAEIALNGGALANNLSLTDASSAMAMSGIWFIGVMVVAGLLAVVATTRHSRNTA comes from the coding sequence ATGTCTAACACACCCGCACCGTCTATCACGTCGTCGTCCTCCGCAGCCCCATCGTCGACGACGACACCTGCCACCACCCCCCAATCATCGGCCACAGAGTCATCTCCGCGACGAGCACACGCCAGCTGGGCCCACACCATCCGTCTCTTCCGACGTTTCGTCCGCACCCGCGCCTCCCTGCTGAGCACAATCTTCACCCCCATGTTGATGATTGTTTTCCAGTGGGCACTATTTGGCGACCTCATCGCCAAGGTCCAGGGGCTCGACAAAATTGACCTGCTGCCCCTGTGCCTCATGCTCATCCTGGGGTCGCAATGGCTCTACATCCCCGCGAATAGTGCGGAGATCGTGCGCGAACGCCAATCCGGAATCGTCGCACGGGTCTCCACCAGCGCCAGCGGGATCCGACCACTGATCGCCGGGGAGTGGTTATTCAGCTTCCTGCGCACAATTCTCGCCAGTATCCCCGCACTTGTGGCCTCCTTCGTGTTCGGGATGCGGATCCACACGTGGTCGGCGGCACTCTGGCTACTCATCGCCGTCATCGGCGGGGCACTCTTCACAGCCACACTGGTGCTCGCACTCGGATTCGGAGCAGCTAGCCCCGATGCCACCATGATTGTCACGCCCCTCTTCATGGTCGCGCTGTTTCTCTCTGCAGGGTTCGTCCCCGCAACCGCGTTTGTTTCAGGTCTTCAATGGTTTGCGCGAAACAACCCGGTGACCCACGTGATCGAGGCCGAAATAGCGCTCAATGGGGGCGCGCTAGCCAATAACCTGTCACTTACCGACGCCAGCTCCGCGATGGCAATGTCCGGAATATGGTTTATCGGTGTGATGGTGGTGGCTGGACTACTTGCCGTTGTCGCAACAACCCGTCACTCCCGGAATACCGCGTAA
- a CDS encoding ABC transporter permease yields MSSGYSTPSMSSSAAIKSVWSRDFKRVIRNKSVLPSIFVIPAIFIAIFYGAFSRATDNFGISYATFLLPAGVLQGLIFTAGGSSLAVAQDAEDGIHARIRTMPAPNWSLVAGRLLADLTRGAISIVPVLVLTVLIGARFHGSAIDLVLLILLTIGTAVSVSAIADGLCLLAHRPVSTSLMFQGLTIPIVMLSTAFVPAVALPNGVRPVIEHLPLSTMVDAARLLINGQSPGSTGIEALCWIIVFLFAGIYGFLAAISRKSHV; encoded by the coding sequence ATGAGCAGCGGATACTCGACTCCCTCGATGAGCAGTTCGGCGGCCATCAAGTCAGTGTGGTCACGCGACTTTAAACGCGTCATCCGGAACAAATCAGTGCTCCCCTCCATTTTTGTTATTCCCGCGATATTCATCGCCATTTTTTACGGGGCATTCTCACGGGCCACCGACAACTTCGGAATTAGCTACGCGACATTCCTCCTCCCTGCCGGTGTTCTCCAAGGACTCATCTTCACCGCCGGAGGCTCCTCGCTGGCCGTCGCCCAAGACGCCGAAGACGGAATACACGCACGAATCCGTACCATGCCCGCACCCAACTGGTCGCTCGTTGCCGGGCGGTTGCTTGCTGACCTCACCCGCGGAGCTATCTCCATCGTGCCCGTCCTCGTACTCACCGTCCTTATCGGCGCACGATTCCACGGAAGTGCTATCGACCTCGTGCTTCTTATTCTCCTGACAATCGGTACTGCAGTATCCGTCAGTGCCATTGCCGACGGTCTCTGCCTTCTCGCACATCGACCGGTCAGCACATCGCTGATGTTCCAGGGGCTGACAATTCCCATCGTCATGCTATCCACTGCTTTTGTCCCGGCGGTGGCCCTCCCCAATGGTGTCCGCCCTGTCATTGAGCACTTACCGCTCTCCACCATGGTTGACGCAGCTCGGCTGCTGATCAACGGCCAATCACCCGGATCCACCGGTATCGAGGCACTTTGCTGGATCATCGTCTTCTTATTCGCGGGAATATACGGTTTTCTCGCAGCAATATCGAGGAAGTCCCATGTCTAA
- a CDS encoding ATP-binding cassette domain-containing protein, with product MSPSRSLRSRSATPKATPQTDSAPSTHPHANDLALDVRDLRCHLGSGKNKKEILKGITLSIPRGKVLAVLGANGAGKTTLINALSTLIPISGGSATINGHDVTSDPAGVRSSISLTGQYAAVDNMLTGHENLTFFGTLAGLSTREAKDRATELLRRFGLERAANSRVADYSGGMRRRLDIASSLTVQPPLLFLDEPTTGLDPASRNDVWDMVHHLQADGTSILLTTQYLDEADHLADRIVVLGGGRVLDEGTSAELKSRYGSSAVTVTFRDTPLAERFATIATDHGFTAAQENTIVRLDAPDGHRSLVRALSLWDGSEDDITDAALIPPTLEDVYMAVADSGDVARTDAREDTPDPMDRPTPTETPSDAHTPEGGPQ from the coding sequence ATGTCACCGTCTCGTTCTCTCCGTTCCAGATCAGCCACACCGAAGGCCACCCCGCAAACAGACAGCGCCCCTTCAACACATCCCCACGCCAATGACCTTGCCTTAGACGTGCGGGATCTCCGCTGCCACCTCGGCAGTGGCAAAAACAAGAAAGAAATTCTCAAAGGCATCACGCTCTCTATCCCGCGTGGCAAGGTACTCGCTGTACTCGGAGCCAACGGTGCGGGGAAAACCACACTTATCAACGCGTTATCCACCCTCATCCCGATCAGCGGTGGCAGCGCCACAATCAACGGCCACGATGTCACCTCAGACCCCGCCGGGGTGCGGTCCTCCATCTCACTGACCGGCCAATACGCCGCCGTCGACAATATGCTCACCGGGCATGAAAACCTCACCTTCTTCGGAACACTCGCCGGCCTCTCCACACGCGAAGCCAAAGACAGAGCCACCGAGCTCCTCAGGCGGTTCGGTCTCGAACGAGCCGCCAACAGCCGCGTCGCCGACTACTCCGGCGGTATGCGTCGTCGATTAGATATTGCGTCGTCACTGACCGTCCAACCACCCCTACTCTTCCTCGACGAACCCACTACCGGACTCGACCCCGCCAGCCGCAATGACGTCTGGGACATGGTCCATCACCTCCAAGCCGACGGCACCTCCATCCTTCTGACCACCCAATACCTCGATGAGGCCGACCACCTTGCCGACCGTATCGTCGTGCTCGGGGGCGGACGAGTTCTGGATGAAGGAACCTCCGCCGAACTCAAGTCACGCTACGGGTCATCCGCCGTGACCGTGACATTCCGCGACACCCCGCTGGCCGAGCGCTTCGCCACGATCGCCACCGACCACGGTTTTACCGCCGCCCAAGAGAACACCATCGTCCGGCTTGACGCACCCGACGGCCACCGGTCGCTCGTGCGCGCACTATCCCTCTGGGACGGCTCCGAGGACGACATCACCGATGCCGCGCTCATTCCGCCAACGCTGGAGGACGTCTACATGGCCGTCGCGGACTCCGGCGACGTGGCACGCACCGATGCACGGGAGGACACTCCGGACCCGATGGACCGCCCGACACCAACCGAAACCCCCTCGGACGCCCACACACCGGAAGGTGGCCCCCAATGA
- a CDS encoding GNAT family N-acetyltransferase, protein MTDTPQSQPNNLINTNDDAGNGAAGHGPFNLSEQEIYERLHRLRRDVPSSAILPEPPHIPALAGRLTLRTADPTAEDPETVSQWMNRPHLIETWEQPWPPDRWKRDWEAKLTGTYSVPLIMLLDGEECGYMEIYRPHRDEIGRVYDSQPHDLGFHVAVGDAAKIGHGVFPPLLINLCDELIAANPPSDLIVVEPDYRNTRLPRIALMNGWVDGGERQQRTDRRVHLLGYAKTDDAQARVLAGAE, encoded by the coding sequence ATGACAGACACTCCCCAAAGCCAACCCAACAATCTCATTAACACTAACGACGACGCCGGTAATGGTGCTGCCGGACACGGACCATTCAATCTCTCCGAGCAGGAGATTTACGAGCGTTTACATCGGCTGCGTCGCGACGTACCTTCGTCAGCCATCCTTCCAGAACCGCCACATATTCCTGCCCTGGCGGGACGGTTAACCCTACGGACAGCTGACCCCACGGCCGAGGATCCGGAGACGGTTTCACAATGGATGAACCGGCCACACCTCATCGAAACATGGGAACAACCGTGGCCACCTGACCGGTGGAAACGGGATTGGGAAGCCAAGCTCACCGGCACGTATTCGGTGCCACTAATCATGCTCCTCGACGGGGAGGAGTGTGGCTATATGGAAATCTATCGACCACATCGGGATGAAATTGGCCGCGTGTACGATTCACAACCTCATGACCTGGGCTTTCATGTTGCGGTGGGCGATGCGGCCAAGATCGGACATGGAGTTTTCCCGCCTCTTCTGATTAATCTGTGCGATGAGCTTATTGCTGCTAACCCGCCGAGCGACCTTATTGTCGTAGAGCCCGATTACCGCAACACACGCCTGCCGCGGATCGCGCTCATGAATGGGTGGGTTGATGGTGGTGAGCGGCAACAGCGGACCGACCGTCGCGTTCATTTGCTGGGGTATGCGAAAACGGATGATGCCCAGGCGCGAGTGCTAGCGGGCGCGGAGTAA
- a CDS encoding SidA/IucD/PvdA family monooxygenase, with protein sequence MKTLVTLGAGPKAVAVAAKAYVLKSLGYEVPTIVAVDPLGVGGNWVSGGGWTNGHHLLGTPPDKDVGFPYRTRIANQSVQDNTRVDAALMKYSWMSYLVSRDKYAQWIDRGHPCPTHEEWAEYLRWVARAVDMRVMAGRITAIRAVDKNATDNAHVDHTDADSNEVDNTHVDSNEVDNTDVDSDDGDKKSVGNHDGDYDWAWECDVDLNDGGSTVLSSDGVMITGPGPSTRRLADAPGVLSIAELWDQVENGTFPLHKRVAVIGGGESAASVVDQLAHMPCESIAIFSPSPTVYSRGESVFENSLYTDPEKWFMLSFEERQDFIRRTDRGVFSQRVQQTVKNYGHITHERGRVVDIAPRDGALNLYVSYKGVPEAVSVADVVVDARGGDPLWFRDLFPNTNSDFYAERIVTTCSEADIARSIGIALQLKPDLPTPDRPARIPAEWTVAVDKGPWLFLPTLSALAQGPGFANLSCLGEVSDRILGCYVDNGPADNEPTDNGSADSGSAGSELGDKRQKPGNAQQTGGEVRDEIHVG encoded by the coding sequence GTGAAAACGCTGGTTACCCTGGGTGCAGGTCCGAAAGCTGTGGCCGTGGCGGCGAAGGCATACGTGCTGAAATCGTTGGGGTATGAGGTCCCCACGATCGTCGCGGTGGACCCGTTGGGGGTAGGAGGCAACTGGGTTTCCGGTGGCGGCTGGACGAATGGCCATCACCTGCTGGGGACTCCGCCGGATAAGGATGTCGGATTCCCGTATCGGACCCGGATTGCCAACCAGTCAGTGCAGGATAACACTCGTGTCGACGCCGCGCTGATGAAATATAGCTGGATGAGTTACCTGGTTTCCCGGGACAAGTACGCTCAGTGGATTGATCGCGGGCATCCGTGCCCGACGCATGAGGAGTGGGCCGAGTATTTGCGCTGGGTTGCCCGTGCGGTGGATATGCGGGTGATGGCTGGCCGGATCACGGCGATTCGTGCCGTCGATAAGAATGCTACTGATAACGCCCACGTCGATCACACCGACGCCGACAGCAATGAGGTCGATAACACCCACGTCGACAGCAATGAGGTCGATAACACCGACGTCGACAGCGACGACGGTGACAAGAAGAGTGTCGGAAATCACGATGGCGATTATGACTGGGCGTGGGAATGCGATGTCGACCTCAACGACGGCGGTTCCACGGTTCTGAGTTCCGACGGGGTCATGATTACTGGCCCTGGCCCCTCGACGCGTCGACTTGCCGACGCCCCCGGTGTGCTCTCCATCGCCGAGCTGTGGGATCAGGTGGAAAATGGCACGTTCCCGCTGCACAAGCGTGTTGCAGTTATCGGCGGCGGGGAGTCCGCGGCCAGCGTTGTGGATCAGTTAGCGCACATGCCGTGTGAGTCCATTGCGATTTTCTCACCGTCTCCGACGGTGTATTCGCGTGGCGAGAGCGTTTTTGAAAATAGCCTCTACACCGATCCAGAAAAATGGTTCATGCTCAGCTTTGAGGAGCGGCAGGACTTTATTCGCCGGACAGACCGCGGCGTGTTCTCCCAGCGTGTGCAGCAGACTGTGAAGAATTATGGGCACATCACTCATGAGCGAGGCCGCGTCGTCGACATCGCTCCTCGCGATGGCGCGCTGAATCTCTACGTGTCGTACAAAGGCGTCCCGGAGGCCGTGTCGGTAGCGGATGTGGTGGTTGATGCCCGTGGCGGCGATCCGTTGTGGTTCAGGGATTTATTCCCGAACACGAATTCTGATTTTTATGCAGAAAGAATCGTGACGACGTGCTCTGAAGCGGATATCGCGCGCAGTATTGGTATTGCCTTGCAGCTGAAACCGGATCTCCCGACGCCTGACCGACCGGCAAGGATCCCCGCGGAGTGGACCGTGGCGGTCGATAAGGGGCCGTGGCTATTTCTGCCGACGCTGTCGGCTTTGGCTCAGGGGCCAGGGTTTGCAAATCTGAGCTGCTTGGGTGAAGTATCGGACCGGATTCTCGGGTGCTATGTCGATAACGGGCCTGCGGATAATGAGCCTACGGATAACGGTTCTGCGGATAGTGGTTCTGCAGGTAGTGAGCTCGGGGACAAGCGTCAAAAGCCTGGAAATGCGCAGCAGACCGGGGGAGAAGTAAGGGATGAGATTCATGTTGGCTAG
- a CDS encoding amino acid adenylation domain-containing protein — protein sequence MLASSPWAFGPSVEIDPSTVDVMIDQAIRHHREQPAVHGFRDDGSELTFTYDDVDSHSNAVAWELRHRGVGPGDRVVVLSGRSPWLPSVMVGVLRVGAAYVPVDASYPAERTSYIVNDCQPDVVIGLGDVSVPASNALTWELRHPDEYFSSDSASHGQEFRVTDRTRELLPEDPCYVIYTSGTTGNPKGAVNPHRAVASHLQWVVRTLGNDAELEKNADSSAGAGELRMLHKAPIGFDVGVAELLCPLACAGRIVIPGPDWFPGDPFALGDMIETYSVTTLSMVPSMLRVMFDVLDDVGLGYEQFASVRHLLLGGEAVPNDLVKRAQAALPSRLLGLYGPSETAMDVAWVDFSRPYSGAAPITSSASSSDSSDHGQVLSAAEAWADPHTRHPDSPAGMDQPAPDNQANEESTPGGTLVGWPEDNVVFYVVDENLNEVPDGQSGELCIAGAQVGAGYFNNPEVTAEAFVPSLHPDCDGGIMYRTGDVMSRDARGMLRFEGRIGDQVKIRGNRVELGDVETHLRRLDVVSDAAVAVERAGGEATLVGGIVVAAGAATGDGSDIAGHPTIPQQAKAELAALVPEYMVPSVIVVMTELPHNDHGKIDRRALIAHVNAVSSGPS from the coding sequence ATGTTGGCTAGTTCCCCCTGGGCGTTTGGCCCGTCCGTAGAGATCGACCCCTCGACGGTCGATGTGATGATTGACCAGGCCATTCGCCACCACCGTGAGCAGCCTGCCGTTCACGGTTTCCGCGACGACGGCAGTGAACTGACTTTCACATACGACGACGTGGATAGCCACTCGAATGCGGTGGCGTGGGAACTTCGCCACCGCGGTGTGGGGCCTGGCGATCGCGTCGTGGTGCTCTCTGGCCGAAGCCCCTGGCTGCCGAGCGTTATGGTTGGTGTTCTCCGCGTGGGGGCAGCCTACGTGCCGGTAGATGCGAGTTACCCGGCGGAGCGCACGAGCTACATCGTGAATGACTGCCAGCCCGACGTCGTTATCGGACTCGGTGATGTGTCCGTGCCCGCGAGTAACGCTTTGACCTGGGAACTTCGCCACCCGGATGAGTACTTTTCGTCAGACAGCGCTAGCCACGGTCAAGAGTTTCGCGTGACTGATCGCACACGCGAACTTCTGCCGGAGGATCCGTGTTACGTGATTTATACGTCGGGCACAACAGGTAATCCGAAGGGAGCTGTGAATCCCCACCGCGCGGTGGCCTCGCACTTGCAGTGGGTGGTTCGCACGCTGGGGAATGACGCTGAACTGGAAAAGAACGCAGATTCGTCGGCCGGTGCTGGCGAATTGCGGATGCTGCACAAAGCGCCGATCGGTTTCGACGTCGGTGTCGCAGAGTTGCTGTGCCCGTTGGCCTGTGCCGGCCGAATCGTCATACCCGGCCCGGACTGGTTCCCCGGCGATCCCTTCGCCCTGGGTGACATGATTGAAACGTATTCCGTGACAACGTTGTCAATGGTTCCGAGCATGCTCAGGGTTATGTTCGATGTCCTTGACGATGTCGGTCTGGGATACGAACAGTTCGCTAGTGTGCGGCATCTGTTGTTAGGCGGCGAGGCCGTGCCGAACGACCTGGTCAAACGCGCCCAGGCGGCACTTCCGAGCCGGCTCCTGGGGCTGTATGGCCCCTCGGAAACAGCAATGGATGTGGCGTGGGTGGATTTCTCTCGTCCATATTCGGGCGCAGCGCCTATTACCTCCAGCGCGTCCAGCTCAGACAGTAGCGATCACGGCCAAGTTCTCTCGGCTGCTGAAGCATGGGCGGATCCACACACGCGCCACCCTGATTCCCCCGCCGGGATGGACCAGCCCGCGCCGGATAACCAGGCGAATGAAGAATCCACCCCTGGTGGAACTTTGGTCGGTTGGCCGGAGGATAACGTTGTGTTTTACGTCGTCGATGAGAACTTGAATGAGGTTCCCGACGGCCAGTCCGGTGAACTCTGCATCGCCGGTGCCCAAGTAGGCGCAGGGTATTTCAATAATCCGGAGGTCACCGCGGAGGCGTTCGTGCCGAGCCTTCATCCGGATTGCGACGGTGGGATCATGTATCGCACGGGCGACGTCATGTCGCGTGATGCGCGGGGGATGCTTCGCTTTGAAGGCCGCATCGGCGACCAGGTAAAAATTCGCGGCAACCGAGTCGAGCTGGGCGATGTGGAAACTCATTTGCGACGCCTCGACGTGGTGAGCGACGCCGCGGTGGCTGTGGAACGTGCTGGAGGAGAGGCGACACTTGTCGGCGGAATCGTTGTTGCGGCGGGCGCGGCCACCGGTGACGGGAGTGACATTGCTGGTCACCCTACTATTCCGCAACAGGCGAAAGCCGAATTGGCGGCGTTGGTTCCGGAGTACATGGTGCCCAGCGTCATCGTTGTCATGACGGAACTGCCGCACAATGATCACGGGAAGATCGACAGGCGGGCGCTGATCGCCCACGTGAATGCGGTGAGCTCGGGTCCGTCGTAG
- a CDS encoding SDR family oxidoreductase — MSTSNQDYAPETDTFQQHCVVTGALGGIGAAVVTAAKGAGYRVTTVDTVPQGHSEGADGDAASVDNITADLPVDYVLDVTDKGASHTTINRIEADRGPIDVLIHTAGILRADAALDGDTDAMRASFEVNMFGAVHVCATVAQRMCERKHGAIVVVSSNAGTTPRAGMGSYGASKAAITAWARNLGLECAPHGVRVNIVSPGSTDTPMLRGMWPAGQDRSADVIAGTPDHYRLGIPLQRLAQPEDIAGACLYLASDNARHIVMHDLRVDGGATLDS, encoded by the coding sequence ATGAGTACGTCTAATCAGGACTACGCCCCCGAAACGGACACCTTTCAACAACACTGTGTGGTCACCGGTGCCCTCGGCGGTATCGGAGCTGCCGTCGTCACCGCAGCCAAAGGCGCGGGATATCGCGTAACCACTGTGGACACGGTACCTCAGGGGCACAGCGAGGGTGCGGACGGTGACGCAGCCAGCGTCGATAATATAACCGCTGACCTGCCCGTTGATTATGTCCTCGATGTCACGGACAAGGGGGCCTCGCACACGACGATCAACCGCATCGAGGCCGACCGGGGACCCATCGATGTGCTTATTCATACGGCCGGGATCCTGCGTGCCGACGCCGCGCTCGACGGCGACACCGACGCCATGCGCGCGAGCTTCGAGGTCAACATGTTCGGAGCTGTCCACGTTTGTGCGACCGTTGCCCAGCGCATGTGCGAGAGGAAACACGGCGCCATTGTTGTTGTTTCCTCCAACGCAGGGACGACCCCGCGCGCGGGCATGGGATCCTACGGAGCATCGAAAGCGGCGATCACCGCGTGGGCCCGCAACCTCGGTCTGGAGTGCGCGCCACATGGCGTGCGGGTGAATATCGTCTCCCCGGGTTCCACCGATACACCGATGCTTCGCGGAATGTGGCCGGCCGGGCAGGACCGCTCAGCTGACGTTATCGCTGGTACTCCCGACCATTATCGCCTCGGGATCCCCCTACAGCGACTGGCTCAACCGGAGGACATCGCCGGGGCCTGCCTCTACCTCGCGTCCGACAACGCCCGCCACATTGTCATGCATGATCTTCGTGTCGACGGCGGAGCAACGCTGGATAGCTAG
- a CDS encoding phosphopantetheine-binding protein translates to MSAANPPLSPQIFADELHTRVASAVGVPADRLETDADLTDLGLDSVRIIDIVEWARRQGWDAEFADLIEDPTLDAWVDIFEESDE, encoded by the coding sequence ATGAGTGCAGCTAACCCACCCCTGAGCCCCCAAATCTTTGCCGACGAACTCCACACCCGCGTTGCATCGGCAGTCGGGGTGCCCGCAGACAGGCTCGAAACCGACGCGGACCTCACTGACCTAGGGCTGGATTCCGTGCGCATTATCGACATCGTCGAATGGGCGCGACGCCAAGGGTGGGATGCCGAGTTTGCCGACCTCATCGAGGATCCCACTCTTGACGCGTGGGTCGACATTTTCGAGGAAAGCGACGAGTGA